The Deinococcus wulumuqiensis R12 genome has a window encoding:
- a CDS encoding low temperature requirement protein A, translating to MTQGQPDDLSLQQQTVSNHAAQEQAGDVPGTPPGQEQKVSWLELFFDLIFVVAFDQLAKRLGDSVSPVNIGIFALMFTAIWWAWASNSTFAARYGNESRVYRWGTVGELISVALLAVILRGDLAQTGTYFALAFGMNRLLHAGLHLWADRATPDEVTFSRRTAGVVGGAALLWLGSALLPGGSQTQLLVWGAALLVDLLVPLLARRRNLQALPHEGHLPERVGLLQIIALGAIITEVVSGSRQQKLGWVTLLPAFFSILTVVSLWRLYFDQARALPLLQARTQGRLSGTLAWLYGHLPFTLSVVMLGVGLGHGISSDTAEEVAAQQQFVVWPLAGALVTLAFLRWNSRRTAGITGGDRSLTALLLGALLVAGLSAVDLDARQLQGTVAALMVLLATLVATDPATRRLGKIEEKITEQLEEQAEEQAEEQAEQRASA from the coding sequence GTGACGCAGGGCCAACCCGACGACCTGAGCCTGCAGCAGCAGACGGTCAGTAACCACGCCGCCCAGGAGCAGGCGGGCGACGTGCCCGGCACCCCCCCGGGGCAGGAACAGAAGGTCAGCTGGCTGGAGCTGTTTTTCGACCTGATTTTCGTGGTGGCGTTCGACCAGCTCGCCAAGCGGCTGGGGGACTCGGTCAGCCCGGTCAACATCGGCATTTTCGCGCTGATGTTCACGGCCATCTGGTGGGCCTGGGCCAGCAACTCGACCTTTGCGGCCCGCTACGGCAACGAAAGCCGCGTGTACCGCTGGGGCACGGTGGGCGAGCTGATCTCGGTGGCACTGCTGGCGGTGATCTTGCGCGGCGACCTCGCGCAGACCGGGACGTATTTCGCGCTCGCGTTCGGCATGAACCGCCTGCTGCACGCCGGGCTGCACCTGTGGGCCGACCGCGCGACGCCCGACGAGGTCACCTTCTCGCGCCGTACGGCGGGCGTGGTGGGGGGCGCGGCGCTGCTGTGGCTGGGTTCGGCCCTGCTGCCGGGCGGCTCGCAGACGCAACTGCTCGTCTGGGGCGCGGCGCTGCTGGTGGACCTGCTCGTCCCGCTGCTCGCCCGCCGCCGCAACCTTCAGGCCCTGCCGCACGAGGGGCACCTGCCCGAGCGGGTGGGCCTGCTTCAGATCATCGCGCTGGGGGCCATCATCACCGAAGTGGTGTCGGGCAGTCGGCAGCAGAAACTCGGCTGGGTCACGCTGCTCCCGGCCTTCTTCTCGATTCTGACCGTGGTGTCGCTCTGGCGGCTGTACTTCGATCAGGCCCGCGCCCTGCCGCTGCTCCAGGCCCGCACACAGGGCCGCCTCAGCGGGACGCTGGCCTGGCTCTACGGTCACCTGCCCTTTACCCTCAGCGTGGTCATGCTGGGGGTGGGATTGGGACACGGCATCAGCAGCGACACTGCCGAGGAGGTCGCCGCGCAGCAGCAGTTCGTGGTGTGGCCGCTGGCGGGAGCGCTGGTCACCCTGGCGTTTCTGCGCTGGAATTCGCGCCGAACGGCAGGCATCACCGGCGGGGACCGCAGCCTGACCGCGCTGCTGCTCGGCGCCCTGCTCGTGGCGGGACTGAGCGCCGTGGACCTCGACGCCCGGCAGCTTCAGGGCACGGTCGCCGCGCTGATGGTCCTTCTGGCCACCCTGGTCGCCACCGACCCGGCGACCCGGCGCCTGGGCAAGATCGAGGAAAAGATCACTGAGCAGCTCGAAGAACAGGCCGAAGAGCAGGCTGAGGAGCAGGCCGAGCAGCGGGCCAGCGCCTGA
- a CDS encoding nitroreductase family protein, translated as MELIEGMLARRTTNGPFRPDPVSREHQHLLMRAAQAAPSHFNSQPWRFVLIEDPRTIARVAEIAGQSMTELIEAGVFFERYRRYFRFSEQEMNERRDGIHIDRLPGPLRPFTRQVFSDAGLKLMRQLGVPKKLGEDNRKLVAGSPLLLAALLDKTEYRPGELSGFYSVFGLGAAMENIWNAVGALNMGIQFVSTPMEIPRHWQAIQELLSVPDDLELMAVYRLGYLPEDEARPSIDWSSRHRKRLEQFVFRESCERPELE; from the coding sequence ATGGAACTGATTGAAGGCATGCTCGCCCGGCGCACCACCAACGGCCCTTTTCGACCCGACCCCGTGAGCCGCGAGCACCAGCACCTGCTGATGCGCGCAGCGCAGGCGGCGCCCAGCCACTTCAATTCGCAGCCCTGGCGCTTCGTGCTGATCGAAGACCCCCGGACGATTGCGCGGGTGGCCGAAATTGCGGGGCAGAGCATGACCGAACTGATCGAGGCGGGCGTCTTTTTCGAGCGCTATCGCCGCTACTTCCGCTTCTCCGAGCAGGAGATGAATGAGCGGCGCGACGGCATTCATATCGACCGGCTGCCGGGACCGCTGAGGCCCTTTACCCGGCAGGTATTTTCCGACGCGGGGCTGAAGCTGATGCGGCAACTCGGCGTGCCGAAAAAACTGGGTGAAGACAACCGCAAGCTGGTGGCGGGCAGTCCGCTGCTGCTCGCCGCGCTGCTCGACAAGACCGAGTACCGACCCGGCGAACTCAGCGGGTTCTACTCGGTCTTCGGCCTCGGCGCAGCGATGGAAAACATCTGGAACGCCGTGGGCGCACTGAACATGGGCATTCAGTTCGTCAGCACGCCGATGGAGATTCCGCGCCACTGGCAGGCCATTCAGGAGCTGCTAAGCGTGCCGGACGACCTCGAACTGATGGCCGTCTACCGTCTGGGCTACCTGCCCGAAGACGAGGCGCGGCCCTCCATCGACTGGAGCAGCCGCCACCGCAAACGGCTGGAGCAGTTCGTCTTCCGTGAAAGCTGTGAACGGCCCGAACTGGAGTGA
- the asnS gene encoding asparagine--tRNA ligase, which translates to MSTHSNIRDLGQHVGQTVRVHAWLQDKSGKGKIQFLKLRDGSGFVQGTVFKGDVSEDVFEAAKRLTQEQAVTVTGEVRADERAPGGVELSVRDLQVISENAGEYPITPKEHGIEFLMDHRHLWLRHRRPWAILRVRDCIQRGIVEFFHGEGFVRFDAPFFTPNAAEDTTELFEIDLFGEDKAYLSQTGQLHAEAGAFAFGKVYTFGPTFRAEKSKTRRHLLEFWMIEPEVAPSSHAENMALQERMVSFLVRKVLSECQTELDLLGRDVSKLAGAAEGNYPRVTYTEALDIIRQHIEDRDLPPNVQDDVQPVEWGDDLGAPHETILGHHFDRPVIIEKYPVGIKAFYMQPDPADPRVALCDDMIAPEGYGEIIGGSERIHDYDLLKSRIEAQGLPMDAFEWYLDLRRVGSMPHAGYGMGLERFIAWVTGIDHIREAIPFPRMLTRMFP; encoded by the coding sequence ATGAGTACCCACTCCAATATTCGTGACCTTGGGCAACACGTCGGGCAGACCGTCCGGGTCCATGCCTGGCTGCAAGACAAGTCCGGCAAAGGCAAAATCCAGTTTCTGAAGCTGCGCGACGGCTCCGGCTTCGTGCAGGGCACCGTGTTCAAGGGCGACGTGTCCGAAGACGTGTTCGAGGCCGCCAAGCGCCTGACGCAGGAACAGGCCGTGACCGTCACGGGCGAAGTGCGGGCCGACGAACGCGCTCCCGGCGGCGTGGAACTCAGCGTGCGCGACCTGCAAGTGATTTCGGAAAACGCGGGCGAATACCCCATCACGCCCAAGGAACACGGCATCGAGTTCCTGATGGACCACCGCCACCTCTGGCTGCGTCACCGCCGCCCCTGGGCGATTCTGCGGGTGCGCGACTGCATTCAGCGCGGCATCGTCGAGTTTTTTCACGGCGAAGGCTTCGTGCGCTTCGACGCGCCGTTTTTCACGCCCAACGCCGCCGAGGACACCACCGAACTCTTCGAAATCGACCTCTTCGGCGAGGACAAGGCGTACCTCTCTCAGACCGGGCAGCTCCACGCCGAGGCGGGCGCCTTCGCGTTCGGCAAGGTCTACACTTTCGGCCCCACCTTCCGCGCCGAGAAGTCCAAGACCCGGCGCCACCTGCTCGAATTCTGGATGATCGAACCCGAAGTCGCGCCCAGCAGCCACGCCGAGAACATGGCGCTGCAAGAGCGCATGGTCAGCTTTCTGGTGCGTAAAGTCCTGAGCGAATGCCAAACCGAACTCGACCTGCTGGGCCGCGACGTGTCCAAGCTGGCCGGGGCGGCCGAAGGGAACTACCCCCGCGTGACCTACACCGAGGCGCTGGACATCATCCGCCAGCACATTGAAGACCGCGACCTGCCGCCCAACGTGCAAGACGACGTTCAGCCCGTCGAGTGGGGCGACGACCTCGGTGCGCCGCACGAAACCATCCTGGGCCACCATTTCGACCGCCCCGTCATCATCGAGAAGTACCCGGTCGGCATCAAAGCCTTCTACATGCAGCCCGACCCCGCCGACCCCCGCGTGGCCCTGTGCGACGACATGATCGCCCCCGAAGGCTACGGCGAAATCATCGGCGGCTCGGAGCGCATCCACGACTACGACCTGCTCAAATCGCGCATCGAGGCGCAGGGGCTGCCGATGGACGCGTTCGAGTGGTACCTCGACCTGCGCCGGGTGGGGAGCATGCCCCACGCGGGCTACGGCATGGGCCTGGAGCGCTTCATTGCCTGGGTCACGGGCATCGACCACATCCGCGAGGCGATTCCCTTCCCGCGCATGCTGACGCGCATGTTCCCCTGA